The following proteins come from a genomic window of Malus domestica chromosome 02, GDT2T_hap1:
- the LOC103407460 gene encoding N-terminal acetyltransferase A complex catalytic subunit NAA10-like isoform X2 encodes MVCIRKATINDLLAMQACNLFCLPESYQMKYYLLHILSWPQLLYVAEDYNGRIVGYVLTKMEEESDERHGHITSLAVLRTHRKLGLATKLMSAAQNAMEQVFAAEYVSLHVRKSNRAACNLYTGTLGYKIHDVEAKYYADGEDAYDMRKELKGKKVHGHSHGHGHGHGHHHHHHHHEGGCCSGEAAKPEKAEARKVERGNAKAEAKAV; translated from the coding sequence ATGGTGTGCATACGCAAGGCAACCATCAATGACCTCCTGGCGATGCAAGCTTGCAACCTCTTCTGCCTCCCTGAGAGCTACCAGATGAAGTACTACCTCCTCCACATCCTCTCATGGCCGCAGCTCCTCTACGTCGCCGAAGACTACAACGGCCGCATCGTCGGCTACGTCCTCACCAAGATGGAGGAGGAGAGCGACGAGCGCCACGGCCACATCACCTCCCTCGCCGTCCTCCGCACCCACCGCAAACTCGGCCTCGCCACCAAGCTCATGAGCGCGGCCCAGAACGCCATGGAACAGGTTTTCGCGGCGGAATACGTGTCGCTTCACGTGAGGAAGAGCAATCGGGCGGCATGCAATTTGTACACGGGGACTTTGGGGTATAAGATTCATGATGTGGAGGCGAAGTACTATGCCGATGGGGAAGATGCGTATGATATGAGGAAGGAGCTCAAGGGGAAGAAGGTGCATGGACATAGTCATGGGCACGGGCATGGGCATGGGcatcaccaccatcatcaccatcatGAAGGTGGGTGTTGCTCAGGGGAGGCGGCGAAACCAGAGAAGGCGGAGGCGAGGAAGGTCGAGAGAGGGAATGCTAAGGCGGAGGCCAAAGCGGTATGA
- the LOC103407460 gene encoding N-terminal acetyltransferase A complex catalytic subunit NAA10-like isoform X1 has translation MVCIRKATINDLLAMQACNLFCLPESYQMKYYLLHILSWPQLLYVAEDYNGRIVGYVLTKMEEESDERHGHITSLAVLRTHRKLGLATKLMSAAQNAMEQVFAAEYVSLHVRKSNRAACNLYTGTLGYKIHDVEAKYYADGEDAYDMRKELKGKKVHGHSHGHGHGHGHHHHHHHHEGGCCSGEAAKPEKAEARKVERGNAKAEAKADNEMFMGDTSESK, from the coding sequence ATGGTGTGCATACGCAAGGCAACCATCAATGACCTCCTGGCGATGCAAGCTTGCAACCTCTTCTGCCTCCCTGAGAGCTACCAGATGAAGTACTACCTCCTCCACATCCTCTCATGGCCGCAGCTCCTCTACGTCGCCGAAGACTACAACGGCCGCATCGTCGGCTACGTCCTCACCAAGATGGAGGAGGAGAGCGACGAGCGCCACGGCCACATCACCTCCCTCGCCGTCCTCCGCACCCACCGCAAACTCGGCCTCGCCACCAAGCTCATGAGCGCGGCCCAGAACGCCATGGAACAGGTTTTCGCGGCGGAATACGTGTCGCTTCACGTGAGGAAGAGCAATCGGGCGGCATGCAATTTGTACACGGGGACTTTGGGGTATAAGATTCATGATGTGGAGGCGAAGTACTATGCCGATGGGGAAGATGCGTATGATATGAGGAAGGAGCTCAAGGGGAAGAAGGTGCATGGACATAGTCATGGGCACGGGCATGGGCATGGGcatcaccaccatcatcaccatcatGAAGGTGGGTGTTGCTCAGGGGAGGCGGCGAAACCAGAGAAGGCGGAGGCGAGGAAGGTCGAGAGAGGGAATGCTAAGGCGGAGGCCAAAGCG